The Syngnathus scovelli strain Florida chromosome 18, RoL_Ssco_1.2, whole genome shotgun sequence genome contains a region encoding:
- the olfm3a gene encoding noelin-3a, giving the protein MRLLLSILYSFLSLTIFGLYPSATIGPKEGWQVYSSGQDADGRCICTVMAPEQNLCSRDAKNKQLRHLLEKVQNMSQSIEVLNMRTQRDFQSVMKMENQMRGLRTKFRQFEDDRKSVMSRNFQELQDKMDQLKPLIPVLEQYKMDATLIAQFKAEIRNLSAVLTSIQEELGVYDYDELYQRLLQLDTRLRSCMGKLTCGKLMKITGPVTLKISGTRFGAWMTDSLVSSRHNRVWYMDGYTNSKIVREFKTMEDFSAGVVARTYSLPFKWEGTNHVVYNGSLYYNKYQSNIIVKYSFETGTVLAQRALEFAGFYNMYPYTWGGYSDIDVMADELGMWVAYATNQNAGNMVISQIDPDTLQVLKTWNTEYSKRNAGESFMICGTLYITNSHLSGAKVYYAYSTKTSTYEYIDIPFFNQYFHISMLDYNARERVLYAWNNGHQVIFNITLFHVIETDDDSKK; this is encoded by the exons ATGCGGCTCCTCTTGAGTATATTGTACTCCTTCCTCTCCCTGACCATCTTTGGATTGTACCCATCTGCG ACTATCGGGCCAAAAGAGGGTTGGCAGGTGTACAGCTCGGGTCAGGATGCTGACGGACGCTGTATCTGCACTGTCATGGCCCCAGAACAGAATTTGTGCTCCAGAGATGCCAAGAACAAGCAGCTCCGGCATCTTCTTGAGAAG GTGCAGAATATGTCTCAGTCCATTGAGGTTCTGAATATGCGAACCCAGAGGGATTTTCAGTCTGTGATGAAAATGGAGAACCAAATGAGGGGCCTGAGGACCAAATTCAGACAGTTTGAGGATGATAGGAAATCTGTCATGAGCAGAAACTTCCAG GAGCTTCAAGACAAGATGGACCAGCTGAAGCCGTTGATCCCCGTGTTGGAGCAGTACAAAATGGACGCGACACTCATCGCCCAATTCAAAGCGGAGATCAGGAATCTCTCAGCGGTGTTAACAAGTATTCAGGAGGAACTTGGTGTCTACGACTACGATGAGCTCTATCAGCGGCTCCTGCAACTGGATACCAGGCTCCGAAGCTGTATGGGCAAATTAA CATGCGGAAAGTTAATGAAAATCACCGGACCTGTTACGCTAAAGATCTCCGGAACCCGCTTTGGGGCATGGATGACTGATTCACTGGTATCTTCAAGACACAACAGA GTTTGGTACATGGACGGTTATACCAACAGTAAGATCGTCCGAGAGTTCAAGACCATGGAGGACTTTTCGGCGGGAGTGGTCGCTCGTACGTATAGCCTCCCGTTCAAATGGGAAGGAACCAATCACGTCGTCTACAATGGCTCACTTTATTACAACAAGTACCAGAGCAACATTATTGTCAAGTATAGCTTTGAGACAGGCACCGTCCTGGCCCAGCGAGCTTTGGAATTTGCCGGCTTCTATAATATGTACCCGTATACGTGGGGAGGATATTCAGACATCGATGTCATGGCGGATGAACTCGGAATGTGGGTGGCCTATGCCACCAACCAAAACGCCGGCAACATGGTCATTTCTCAAATCGATCCGGACACCTTACAGGTCCTGAAAACTTGGAACACGGAATACTCCAAAAGGAACGCCGGGGAGTCGTTCATGATCTGCGGAACGCTTTACATCACCAATTCGCATCTGTCTGGAGCAAAAGTTTACTACGCGTACTCCACAAAGACTTCAACGTATGAGTACATCGACATTCCATTCTTCAATCAGTACTTCCATATCTCCATGCTTGACTACAACGCCAGAGAGAGAGTGCTCTATGCTTGGAATAATGGACACCAGGTCATAttcaacatcaccttgttccatGTCATAGAAACAGATGATGACTCTAAAAAGTGA